The following proteins come from a genomic window of Enterobacter chengduensis:
- the yjfN gene encoding DUF1471 family protease activator YjfN — translation MELTMKRTLALTSLLLSAGLVTTTAQSAEFASADCVTGLNEIGQISVNNISGSPQDVERLVALKADEQGASWYRIIQMQEDNHIDHWRVQAILYV, via the coding sequence ATGGAGCTGACGATGAAACGAACTCTTGCTTTGACCTCTCTGCTGCTCTCAGCAGGCCTGGTGACCACCACCGCGCAGTCGGCTGAATTCGCCAGTGCTGACTGCGTGACTGGCCTGAATGAAATTGGCCAGATCTCCGTGAATAATATCTCGGGGAGCCCGCAAGACGTTGAACGCCTCGTGGCATTAAAAGCCGACGAGCAGGGTGCTTCATGGTATCGCATCATCCAGATGCAGGAAGATAACCATATCGACCACTGGCGGGTACAGGCCATTCTCTACGTGTAA
- the bsmA gene encoding biofilm peroxide resistance protein BsmA — protein sequence MAIRKRDMVMRRFAALLLVFLLSGCSALQGTPQPAPPVADHPQEIRRNQTEGLQRMGTVSALVRGSPDDAEEAIKAQAVAAKADYYVIIMIDETIITGQWYSQAILYRK from the coding sequence ATGGCTATCAGGAAACGAGATATGGTTATGCGCAGGTTTGCTGCTTTATTGCTGGTGTTTCTGCTCAGTGGCTGTAGCGCGCTGCAGGGAACGCCGCAACCCGCTCCACCGGTCGCCGATCATCCACAGGAGATTCGTCGTAATCAGACGGAAGGATTACAACGAATGGGCACCGTCTCCGCGCTGGTTCGCGGTTCCCCGGATGACGCAGAAGAGGCAATAAAAGCACAGGCCGTCGCCGCCAAAGCAGATTATTACGTCATCATTATGATTGACGAAACCATCATCACGGGACAGTGGTATTCGCAGGCCATTTTGTACCGTAAATAA
- the yjfP gene encoding esterase codes for MIEIEIRHLGDHEILHAIPAGKRDKPLPVVVFYHGFTSSKLVYSYFAVALAQAGFRVVMPDAPDHGARFMGNEQARLGRFWQILHGSLTEFAGLRDALYEAGLVADNRLAVAGASMGGMTALGIMTHHPEVTSVACLMGSGYFTSLAQTLFPPQDLTEITAMLAEWDVSRALPRVADRPLLLWHGDADDVVPPEGTFRLQQALMNEGLDGNLTCLWEPGVRHRITPTALDATVAFFRQHL; via the coding sequence ATGATTGAAATTGAAATACGCCACCTCGGCGACCATGAAATTTTACACGCCATACCCGCGGGTAAACGCGATAAACCGCTGCCTGTTGTGGTTTTTTATCATGGGTTTACCTCATCGAAGCTGGTTTACAGTTATTTTGCGGTCGCGCTGGCGCAGGCGGGTTTTCGCGTGGTGATGCCCGATGCGCCGGACCACGGCGCACGCTTTATGGGTAATGAACAGGCGCGCCTTGGGCGGTTCTGGCAGATTCTGCACGGGAGCCTGACCGAGTTTGCCGGGCTGCGCGATGCGCTTTATGAGGCGGGGCTGGTGGCCGACAATCGTCTGGCGGTTGCCGGGGCATCGATGGGCGGTATGACGGCGCTGGGGATCATGACGCATCACCCTGAAGTGACGTCGGTCGCCTGTCTGATGGGCTCGGGCTACTTTACGTCGCTGGCGCAGACGCTTTTCCCGCCGCAGGATTTAACGGAAATCACCGCGATGCTGGCAGAGTGGGACGTGTCTCGGGCATTGCCGCGCGTGGCCGACCGCCCGCTGCTGCTGTGGCACGGTGACGCGGATGATGTGGTTCCGCCGGAGGGAACCTTTCGCCTGCAGCAGGCGCTAATGAATGAAGGCCTGGACGGTAATCTGACCTGTCTGTGGGAGCCGGGCGTTCGCCACCGCATCACGCCAACGGCGCTGGACGCCACGGTAGCGTTTTTCCGCCAGCACCTTTAA
- the ulaR gene encoding HTH-type transcriptional regulator UlaR encodes MTEAQRHQILLELLAQTGFITVEKAIERLGISPATARRDINKLDESGKLKKVRNGAEAISQQRPRWTPMNIHQAQNHDEKVRIARAASQLVNPGESVVINCGSTAFLLGREMCGKPVQIITNYLPLANYLIDQEHESVVIMGGQYNKSQSITLSPQDSENSLYAGHWMFTSGKGLTADGLYKTDMLTAMAEQNMLNVVGKLVVLVDSSKVGERAGMLFSRAEQIDMVITGKGANPEILQKLEDQGVKVLRV; translated from the coding sequence ATGACGGAAGCGCAACGGCATCAAATTCTCCTCGAACTCCTGGCGCAAACCGGGTTTATCACCGTCGAGAAAGCGATCGAACGTTTAGGGATCTCCCCCGCCACCGCGCGGCGAGACATCAACAAGCTGGATGAAAGCGGCAAGCTGAAAAAGGTCCGCAACGGCGCGGAAGCGATTAGCCAGCAGCGCCCCCGCTGGACGCCGATGAATATTCATCAGGCGCAGAATCATGATGAAAAAGTGCGGATCGCCAGAGCCGCGTCGCAGCTGGTGAATCCCGGCGAGAGCGTGGTTATTAACTGCGGCTCCACCGCCTTTCTGCTGGGCCGTGAAATGTGCGGCAAGCCGGTGCAGATCATCACCAACTACCTGCCGCTGGCCAACTATCTGATCGATCAGGAGCATGAAAGCGTCGTGATCATGGGCGGTCAGTACAACAAAAGCCAGTCCATCACTCTTAGCCCGCAGGACAGCGAAAACAGCCTCTACGCCGGGCACTGGATGTTTACCAGCGGCAAAGGCCTGACGGCGGACGGCCTGTATAAAACCGATATGCTGACGGCAATGGCGGAGCAAAACATGCTCAACGTCGTGGGCAAGCTCGTTGTGCTGGTCGACAGCAGCAAAGTGGGCGAGCGCGCAGGCATGTTATTCAGCCGTGCCGAACAGATCGACATGGTGATCACCGGCAAAGGGGCCAACCCTGAGATCCTCCAGAAGCTGGAAGATCAGGGCGTGAAGGTCCTGCGCGTTTAA
- the ulaG gene encoding L-ascorbate 6-phosphate lactonase — protein sequence MSKVNTITRESWILSTFPEWGSWLNEEIEQEQVAPGTFAMWWLGCTGIWLKSEGGANICVDFWCGTGKQSHGNPLMKKGHQMQRMAGVEKLQPNLRTTPFVLDPFAIRQIDAVLSTHDHNDHIDVNVAAAVMQNCADDVPFIGPQTCVDLWIGWGVPKERCIVMKPGDVVKIKDIEIHALDAFDRTALITLPADRKAAGVLPDGMDERAVNYLFKTPGGSLYHSGDSHYSNYYAKHGNEHQIDVALGSYGENPRGITDKMTSADMLRMAEALNTKVVIPFHHDIWSNFQADPQEIRVLWEMKKDRLKYGFKPFIWQVGGKFTWPLDKDNLEYHYPRGFDDCFTIEPDLPFKSFL from the coding sequence ATGAGTAAAGTGAACACCATCACCCGTGAATCATGGATTCTGAGCACCTTCCCGGAGTGGGGCAGCTGGCTGAATGAAGAGATCGAGCAGGAACAGGTTGCTCCTGGCACGTTTGCAATGTGGTGGCTGGGCTGTACCGGTATCTGGCTGAAATCTGAGGGCGGTGCCAATATCTGCGTCGATTTCTGGTGCGGCACCGGCAAGCAAAGCCACGGCAACCCGCTGATGAAAAAAGGCCATCAGATGCAGCGCATGGCGGGCGTGGAAAAACTGCAGCCGAACCTGCGTACCACGCCGTTTGTGCTCGATCCGTTTGCCATTCGCCAGATCGACGCTGTGCTTTCCACTCACGATCACAACGATCACATCGACGTGAACGTGGCGGCAGCGGTGATGCAAAACTGTGCGGACGACGTGCCGTTTATCGGACCGCAGACCTGCGTGGATCTCTGGATTGGCTGGGGTGTGCCAAAAGAGCGCTGCATCGTGATGAAGCCTGGCGACGTGGTGAAAATCAAAGACATTGAAATCCACGCGCTGGATGCCTTTGACCGTACCGCGCTGATTACGCTTCCGGCCGATCGGAAAGCCGCAGGCGTGCTGCCGGACGGCATGGACGAGCGCGCGGTGAACTACCTGTTTAAAACCCCTGGCGGTTCCCTGTACCACAGCGGTGACTCCCACTACTCGAACTACTATGCGAAGCACGGTAACGAACACCAGATCGACGTGGCGCTCGGGTCGTATGGCGAGAACCCGCGCGGCATTACCGACAAGATGACCAGCGCCGATATGCTGCGTATGGCGGAAGCGCTGAACACCAAGGTCGTGATTCCGTTCCACCACGACATCTGGTCAAACTTCCAGGCAGATCCTCAGGAGATCCGCGTGCTGTGGGAGATGAAAAAAGATCGCCTGAAGTACGGCTTCAAGCCGTTCATCTGGCAGGTCGGCGGCAAGTTCACCTGGCCACTGGACAAAGATAATCTGGAATATCACTATCCACGTGGTTTCGACGATTGCTTCACCATTGAGCCAGACCTGCCGTTCAAGTCCTTCCTCTGA